Proteins from one Oscillatoria nigro-viridis PCC 7112 genomic window:
- a CDS encoding Uma2 family endonuclease: MPAMTVKDLNQVQTLFSEAGLDYKIELEDGRLSIVGPSDIVSSEISSILIRLLGNWVYPRRLGRVFDSAGGFIMPDTNVKAPDVSFVRAARLRQSPRYFGELVPDLVVEIKSQSDRIKPIETKVLKFIELGATVGITIDPDEETVTVYRPTGEPTVLGNGDILTVAELFPGWELPVSELWPPIFTEEETQF; this comes from the coding sequence ATGCCAGCGATGACAGTCAAAGATTTAAACCAAGTTCAAACCCTTTTTTCCGAAGCGGGTTTAGATTACAAAATTGAACTAGAAGACGGGAGACTTTCCATTGTGGGGCCATCAGACATCGTATCCAGTGAAATCAGCAGTATTTTGATTCGCTTGCTGGGTAACTGGGTTTATCCCCGTCGCTTGGGGAGAGTCTTTGACTCTGCAGGCGGTTTCATCATGCCGGATACGAATGTCAAAGCACCGGATGTTTCTTTTGTGCGCGCCGCCCGCTTGCGCCAAAGTCCGCGTTATTTTGGAGAACTTGTCCCGGATTTGGTGGTTGAGATTAAATCTCAGAGCGATCGCATTAAGCCTATAGAAACCAAGGTTTTGAAGTTTATAGAATTGGGTGCGACCGTCGGAATTACGATCGATCCCGATGAAGAAACAGTGACTGTTTATCGCCCTACAGGTGAACCGACTGTTTTAGGAAATGGCGATATCTTAACAGTAGCAGAACTTTTTCCCGGTTGGGAATTGCCCGTTTCGGAATTGTGGCCTCCTATCTTTACTGAGGAAGAAACACAATTCTGA
- a CDS encoding bifunctional folylpolyglutamate synthase/dihydrofolate synthase has protein sequence MNANPILKSYQHFGVHLGLERIHQLLQKLDNPHQQVPIIHIAGTNGKGSVCAYLSSVLTEAGYRVGRYTSPHLIDWTERICINQKPISPTELQQCLERVVAATENNTETPTQFEIITAAAWLYFAEQKTDIAVIETGLGGRLDATNVCETPLASVITSISLEHWQILGPTVADIAGEKAGILKAKCPAVIGELPESARIVVEKRIQELDCPATWVKPAIDLGQGFAEYQLAQNAVKIKYQLPLLGKIQLMNSAIAIATLQILQNQGWQISPTAIENGIAKTQWPGRLQQTTWKNRKILIDGAHNPAAAIALREYVDNLSSSQPPINWVIGILATKDCDDILKALLKKGDRLYLVPVPDQNSSSPAELASLAQIICPELTLCQAFPDLTTALDAAVAGDNLTILCGSLYLVGYFLQQQQSQA, from the coding sequence ATGAATGCAAACCCCATCCTCAAATCTTACCAACATTTCGGCGTCCACCTCGGCTTAGAAAGAATTCACCAACTTCTCCAAAAACTAGACAACCCCCACCAACAAGTACCCATTATCCACATTGCCGGCACCAATGGCAAAGGTTCCGTTTGCGCTTATCTCTCTTCCGTACTAACAGAAGCAGGCTATCGAGTCGGGCGCTACACATCCCCGCACCTAATCGATTGGACAGAAAGAATTTGCATCAACCAAAAACCGATATCCCCAACAGAATTGCAACAGTGTCTAGAACGAGTTGTCGCCGCCACCGAAAACAACACCGAAACTCCCACTCAATTTGAAATAATCACCGCCGCAGCTTGGCTGTATTTCGCCGAACAAAAAACAGACATCGCAGTCATAGAAACTGGATTGGGCGGTAGATTAGACGCGACTAACGTTTGCGAAACACCTCTGGCTAGCGTCATCACTTCTATCAGTCTCGAACACTGGCAAATACTCGGCCCCACCGTGGCAGATATTGCTGGGGAAAAAGCGGGAATTCTTAAAGCAAAATGTCCGGCAGTTATCGGAGAATTGCCAGAATCAGCTAGAATAGTAGTAGAAAAACGCATTCAAGAATTAGACTGTCCGGCAACTTGGGTAAAACCCGCGATAGATTTAGGACAAGGATTCGCAGAATATCAGTTAGCTCAAAATGCGGTTAAAATAAAATATCAATTGCCGCTGCTGGGAAAAATTCAACTAATGAATTCAGCAATTGCGATCGCAACTTTGCAAATTCTCCAAAACCAAGGATGGCAAATTTCCCCAACCGCCATCGAAAACGGTATCGCCAAAACCCAATGGCCCGGAAGACTCCAGCAGACAACTTGGAAAAACCGCAAAATATTAATTGACGGCGCGCACAATCCAGCCGCAGCTATAGCCCTGCGCGAATATGTAGATAATCTTAGCAGTTCCCAGCCACCGATTAACTGGGTAATCGGCATTCTTGCGACTAAAGACTGCGATGATATTTTGAAAGCATTACTCAAAAAGGGCGATCGACTTTACTTAGTACCCGTACCCGATCAAAACTCATCATCCCCCGCAGAATTAGCCAGCCTAGCTCAAATTATCTGTCCTGAATTAACACTCTGTCAAGCCTTCCCCGACTTAACAACAGCTTTAGATGCTGCTGTTGCAGGTGACAACCTAACAATCCTTTGCGGTTCGCTTTATCTCGTCGGCTATTTTCTGCAACAACAACAATCGCAAGCTTAA